The following is a genomic window from Cryptococcus decagattii chromosome 2, complete sequence.
AAACAACGGGAGCAATCCGCAATCTCATATTAGCCTTGCTATTTGTTTCTTCTGGTTCCGAAATGCGTTGACACGCAAGCGCCTCAACCGTCCGGTGCAATAATAGATGGGTTCGCACTGATTGTGTAATGTATTTTGGATGGCTGCTGACAATCATGTCCAAAATTTGCATATGATGGCATGTCGAGCCAAAGTCATAAGTTCTTCTTATGACTTACATCATATCATAAAATTAATAATATTATAAATGACGGCGGTGGACCAACGATTAATGCAATGCTAGACTTACGAGAAATCAGAGGAGGCAGATCACACTGCTGCATTCTATCGAACAATGCGAGCAAGGTCATTGAGCTACAGCTATTCTTTTGTCGTATCTTTTGAAGGTAGTTCCAATAGCAAAGGCCGCAATGGCGCAAGTCACtgagaggatgaaaaaaACATTTCCCTCTTTAGATTCTACCCCTGCACTGAGCGCCTGTTGGATTGGTAAGAAAGCGACCCCCATGACAAAATTTAAAACCCAATTTAAAGCAAGACCGACACTTCCTGCAGCATTCAGAGCATGGCTGGGCATAACTTCCGGCAGAACTACCCATGTCACAGGCCCAAGTCCGACTGAAAAGGCCACCACGAAGAGGATGATACCAATAATTGAAAGACCTGCAGCATTGGTATTGATGCCAAACGCCAGAAGTAAAGCAGCGAAGCACATAATAGAAGTGGGCAAGACAAGGAGGCGCCTACTGCCAAGTCGCTGTCATAGCTTTAGTCAATAACACTAATTATTATGGACATAATGGAACTGCTCATACCTCAATCAAAAAAGCTGGAAGTATAGTGATGGGAAGCTTGTTCAAAATCACGATGAGAGCCATCAGCCGAGAGTTCCCCCGAAATACTGGAGTTAAAATCCTTGTTGAAAAGTACATCACTATTGTCGGAAAGTGGTTGGTTAATCTAATCAGCCTCTTGCTTTACAGATGGCTTGCGGAGATAGATGGATATAATACCTGGTGAAATGCCGCATAATTGCTGTGACATCTGTGTTGCAAGAACAACGTGGACTTCGTAACGGAACATCGAACATTAGCACAAAGCCCTTTAGACACACCTCACTGCACTCACATGCGTTTGTAACATCGGGTTCTCGAGATAGGAAAAGACCTTTGATTGTCAATGTCCCCACCTCCGGTGATGGTTCCAGAAGGGCTTCGAGCTCTGGGTCTCCCTGTGATTCCACTAGAGGATTTTTCACGAGCAGGCTTGCCGCGAGTTGAATCAATGCGAGTATAGCCGGCGCGATGAAGACAAACCGCCAACGACAGGGATGAGCGAAAGGGAAGGATAATGATTGTGCTACTAACATGCCGATAACAATTGATATTTGATTTGAAATGCCCAAAGACCTCTTCATTATTGGAGGCGCTATTTGTGCTATGAAAACAGGAACAGTTACAGTGGACAGGCCGCAACCGATGCCAACAAGGACGCTAAGTACATAGATGAGTAATGATTATCATGCAATTGGATTTGGAGACATACCGCCCTATTAACATAGAATTTGTACTTCCTGCAAAACCGATGCAAGTTGAGCCCGCAAGAACCATAGCAGCTGAAAGACGCAAAGTCGCCACATGACCATAGCGCGAGGTGGTTGTGCTAGCGGCAAGGGATCCTAGAAGACCACCAATGGTGAAAATCGACACCACAAGCCCAAACGAAAAAGACTATATTGGCGTAATTACCTTCATCAGCTCCTTACATTTCCGCCAGGCCATGACCTACCGTCATAGGTATACAATCGTCTAGGGTTGCTATAGGGATTTGGAGAATCCCTGGATTTTTTTCTGCAGTTTGGCAGGCCACATATTGTTGAATACCATTCAAGCTAGTGATAGCGAAGCCATATTGCATAATATGGAGAGCTGCCCAACAAGTTGTTGATACCATAGAGCACGACAAGACTCTGGGGTTCATAGATCGTGGTAGCACCATATCGTTTAGGGCGAATGACGCTCCAATAAAGGTAGCGTAAGCTGAAGTATGTAACTAGGAATATATATAGTTAATAACTATGACCTACAGAAGACGCACGATTCACAAAGCAAAGCAACACTTGACCTACAGtaagaaagaagaaaagacatAAGAACAGGAGAAACGGGTGGCTTTTCTGTAGTATATAACAAGGAACAAGGGCGCGGGATTGACATGATTAAGCTGACTGAATCATAGCTATTTTTTTCGTCAGTCAATAGTAGTTAATAGTAATGGTTAATGCCTCGTCGTTCCCGGTTTCAACAGGCAGTTGATGACTGGTGTCTCAATCAATAACGGCGTATCACCGAACCGGTCCCGGTGGCCGGAGGCCGGCGACCGGTGAAACAGTCGGTATCATCGGGACCGGTGAACTTGACTCTCACTCTTTCATGCCAATGAACGTGTTTGTCGGGGTGAAGATGTTGCCAATCAATGCCGAATGCTCATAATTATTTCATGGAGGGTCACCATCAGACCTTAGTAATGGTCTTTTTGCTGTCATGGGTTTACAAGAAACTAGCGGCGGCTGTCATCTGCGAGAAGCATTTTCACCGGCTCCGATAATATGTGTCGGCCCGATTCGCAATCACCATCAGAACAAcgagagatggaaaagacAGTCAGCTCTTAAAAGACCCTAAAACCAGTCGCCCATTGCACGCTACAACTGATAGCTAGTAGTCTTGTGTCATTGTTTGACAAATCAACAACTCCATCATGCGCTCCATCTGCCTTCTCGTCTGCGCTCTATCTAGCGCGGTCGTGCAAGGGTCTCTCTTTGTGCTCAGCGAATCCCAAGGTCAAAAAAGTATTTCGGAAATCGACAACATTTGGCCTTATCGCCATGAGGTATTTGAATTTCATCCAGAGCATAAAGACCTTTTCACAGGGCAGGTTCGACCCCTCTGTGTCTTGCATTctttgggagaaggagcAGACGACTCGTACAACTTTGAGAAAGCTGTCCATCAGTGTGGCCGTGGCGGCATTGTGAGATTACCAGATGCCAACTAGTATGTTCAAGTCCTGTTCAGCGTCTAGTCGTCTATCCTGATCTTACCGAATTGTAGCACGATCAGTCGCCCCCTTGACATATACCTTTCCAATTCCATTCTTGATCTTCATGGTTGGCTATCCTTCTCGACGAACATTTCTTCATGGATCGAAAATCGTATGCCTTTGGACTTCCAAAATCAATCACTTGCGTTTATCGTGAGAGGTCATAATTATATCCTCGAGGGGAATGATAAAGGAGGGATAAATGgaaatggacaagtatgGTATGATTACGCAAAGGACTACGGAAATAAGTTCGGGCGGTAAGTCGTGTTCCTCAGGTTTGCCCTGAGTTGTTCTTGTTATCATCCTGAATAAAGTTGCATTTCAACAGGCCCATGTCACTGGCGATCAAAAACAGCAAGAACGTCATCATAAAAAATTTCAGCATTCTCCAGCCACAGTTTTGGGCCTCTCTCATATGGGGATCAGAAAATGTGTACATAAAAGATTTTTACGTTAATGCCACTAGCTATAACCCAGAATCTGCCAGTGATCAGAAGAATTGGCTTCAAAACACTGGTGAGACTCAGGACGATGGACATGAGAAGCGTTAGTGCTGATAAAATGCCAACCTTAACAGATGGAAGTGACACCTACCAGAGTCACAATGTCACTTACGGTGCGTTTTCGTTCAAATGGTAATAAAAGTTTCTCTTCTGATCCGAATTAATGTAGAAAATATGGTTTACCAGGGCGGGGATGATTGTGTGGCATTGAAGCCAAATAGTACATCGATCACACTTCGCAATGTGACCTGTTACGGAGGGACGGGTATTGCCTTTGGATCGATCGCTCAGTATTCGGGCGTGGTAAGTCATGTCGGGCGTTAATATCGCTCTATCGCTCCTATAAGCACTGACTATTGGGATATTCATTTCATACAGAAAGATGTGATTGAAGATGTGTTTATGGAGGATATTCGGTTATATCCATCTAATCAATGCCCAGCCTATCAAGGTGTCTATTTCAAATCTTGGTTGGGGTAAGTGTCTGAATCAATAAGATTAAGCGCCCATGCTCAGAACTGACCACATTGCAGATACTCCATCGGACAGCCACCAAACGGTGGAGGTGGCGGGTATGGCTATTGTCGTAACGTGACAGTCAAGGATGTATATATGGAGAATATATGGCATCCTCTCGTCGTCCAGTCTGAGTGGGTTTTACTCTATTTTACTAATTTCCTGTAACAAGACTATGATTGTATATCGTGCTGATGAATAATACTCTGCAGCTTAACCTATCTCACTTTAGACCGCGAAAAATACGCGGATTCTGGTCTCTTCGAGTAAGTCTTTTTGATAAAGTTAACCCGTCTTTGGATCTGATTGTTTGGAAAGATGGTATGATATCCACCTGAAAAACTTCACAGGAAAAGCATTGCGTAACAGGATCGCTTGGATGTCCTGTTCCAAGTTGACTCCTTGCCATGATTGGACCTTTGAGGGCATAGATATCATGCCGGGGAAAAGAGATCACCCCGAGATCCATTATACTTGTAATAATTTTGTGCTGGGGGAAAATGACGGACTTAACCAGTGCCATCCCAGCAACTCAAAGCTCGAAACTGAGAATGGTGGTACACTCTGATGAAGGGAGTGATAGGCCTTCAAAAGTTTGAGCGATACAAGACATAACCTTTTCAATGTATTGAACTCGTGATATAGATGAGGTGGTCATCAGATTACCGAACTGAACGGGCCACACATAATCGGACCACTTACCATGCTTCTATATGTATCCATTGCGCTATACTAGACTGTACGCTTTCCTGGAATGGCCCATCGCTTTGTTTCTCAAAAACAACAATCTCCATCTAACGTCTTTAACGCCTTTTCGATAACCCCTGTGTGCCATATTAGCTCCTAGTGGCATCCCCAACTGACCCAAGGCAATTGGAAACAGACAGATCGTACCTCACGCTGAAGAACATATTAATATTATCCAGGTTTCAATTGGAAAATTGATAATACGCAGCGGTCAGCATCATTTGCAACTCGTCGTGAAACAAGTAAAAGATCTGGGCAATGCTAGTAGGAGCATTGTTACATTATTTGTTCCCAACGAAAATTCGCATCCCCCTTATCCTTCATCAGATCGCAGAAGGCTcaagggagagagaaatAGAACGAAGGGGATTGCTACATGCAGAAATATGACATACAATCAGTTTTGCGTCCAAGCGATGATAGCGCATGAATACTATGCAGTGATACGTGGGCAATAAATAGTAGGCGAATGCATGACAGTGGTTCAACTGCCTTAATAAGTCACTGGCTCATTGTAAGCCCGATGAAGGAGATTCAAACATGACATGATAAGGGGAGAGTTGCTGATATTTACCAGCTGGTCGGTCCTCACCTGGTCTGTTTATAAAATGTAagttcattttttttttcaataataataatggCGTATACGAAACGAGTCCAGGATGGaatcaaaaaaaaaaaatctgTAGACTCAACGAATGAACGCGAATTGATTTATCGTTTTTTCACTACGCACGTATTATCATTCATAGTTGTTTTCCCgatttctttttcaccGTTCTCGACACCGACAGCTCGTCTATTAACCAAAGACTGATCCCTTATCCACCTTCAAACAAATCACTTAGAGTGATCTACAACAGCTAGAATGTCAATCCCTCTTCCCAGCGCGATGCCCCTGTTACCGCCCATATATCTGCCGGGGCAAGAACCTCTTCCTGCCGGAACTACTGACTGGGAACGGCAAGAGATGCAAACCGCTCTGAAATACCAGAGATATATGGGTATGGTCATGGAAAGTTGCCCTCTGAAAGTTACCATTGCTGGCGTTGGAGGTGAGTCTCAATGGTCTTTAAAAGATTGTCTTCTCATGTACTTCATTGTTCAGGACTTGCCCTTGGTggctttttctctctcatGTCCGCTACTTTCGCATACGAAGACCCCTTGTCACGGGCCTCTAATCAACTCACGACGACAAGGGCTCAGACGATGTTTGTTTTCAAAGAGATGGGGAGGAACATGTGGTCTAGTGGTAAAGGGTTTGCCAAAGTTGGTATGGTGTACTCAGGCGTGGAATGCTGCATTGAAGGAGTAAGCATTGTTAATTCATTTTTTATTCTTGTTAACACTTATGATCGCAGTACAGAGCAAAGAACGACATCTATAACGGTGTCTCAGCAGGGTTCCTGACAGGAGCAATCTTAGCGCGTAACGCTGGGCCAACTGCTATGTTGGGTGGCGGTGTCGCTTTTGCTGCCTTCTCGGGCGCCATTGATTGGTGGCTACGCAGTGCGCCTGCCGAGTGTGTGGAGTTTCTTTCAGCGTATGATGAGCATTTTGCTGACAGTCTTCATAGCGAAATTTAGATCCAGTCTTTTTTGCCCAAAAAATGTTGTATCATTACAGTAAATATGCATTGGACTCCTTGGCACTTTGTCATCTAATTCTGGATTCTGCGCTTTTTCCTCGTATCCATGCTATCGAATAATCTATCAATCTCATCATTCTcgttcttttcctttttcctctttgtAATGTCGTCTTTCGATCCAACAAAGGGAGTTGTAGATGCCTCCTTTTGATGAGCAAAGTGATGTCTTACTGACAGAACTTTTTCTCGCCATTCATCCGGGCGACGGTTAAGCAACACAATATCTGCTCGGCGAATGAAGAATTTACCATATTGTGAGCCACCTAATTCGGTCACAAAGGGTATCAGTGAGCGAGCGATTTTTTCCTGTCCAGTAACAGTAATCAGCGGAGATATTCATGTTGAGGAGATACGTGCATACCTTCATATACCCATCCGCATGTTCCCAGATCGTATCCACGACCCGACTACCCAATCTGTCTTCCACCAATTCTTTGTATGACTTCAAgagcatcatcatcacctttTTCTTGTACCTGGGAGGGACAGAGCGCTCTAAGAAGATTTTATCAAGCAGATGGGAGGCAATCGGTGATTTAGCGTATGCGATGATTGAATCAATAGGAAGGGAAATCAAGCTAATTAACCCCATTAGCGGAAGAAAAAAGCATTCATGTTTGACGCAAACATGACCAACCTTTCAAGCAAAACCTCATTGATTTGCTCCATGCCCACCATTGCTTGCAGAATCAAGCATCCCTGCATATTGGGGGCCAGATCATCTTTAGGCTTTGCACTCCTTCTATTTTGCCATGCCGACAAACGAGCAGCAGCCGCGAACGAAGCCTCAGCTTGAACGTCATAATCTTCCACGTTTCCGTCTGCTGGTTCAGGAGAAGCCGCTTTCTCACCGGCTAGAATGGATTGATACATCTTTTGAAGAGAATGTCAGACGATACCCCTTCCATATATGTACCTCAGCAACAGCAAACCTACAGGAAATGTCTTAAGAACCATAAGACAAGGTACGAAGAAAGCATGCTTGTCATGAGGGAGTTCCAAACATGATTCGATAAGCTGATATAGGTAGACGTTTTATGTTAGTGTTTTAATAACAGTCTGCTAAGAAGACTCGTACATTGAACACTGCTCTTTGGCTGTCTGTAAGAACCAATGACCTATCTACAAGGGCCTGTATTACGCTTGTTCTTGCTGCCTCTGTTCGTATTGTTAGCACTAAACCTAGTGCTACAGAGTTGTTGCCAAACACAACAAACACTTACTGATTAATCCCCTACCGCCACTATTCCCCAACACTTCCTCGATCAACTTTCCTATGTCATCGAGCTCCAATCTGGAGACTCCCTTTGCCACCACAAAGTTTGCGTAAGGATGACCAGCCAGTTTACCCAATTTTCCAACAAAATACGTGCTCCAAATGGCATCAAAGACCTTTTGAGGTGCTAGAGACAGAATGGACTCGCTCAAGCGAGTGCCAGTCTGTGACGTGATCAGAGAAAGAAGGTATGGTCGAGCTTCGAAAACTGATTGATTGTTGGAGCAAATATAGGTTACCATGCCCTCGGTAAGTACATCAAACAAAGACCCTTGTTTTTCTGCATCTCCCTCATCCACTTCAAACTCAAGGATGAGCTGGACGGTTGGGGAGCCAACGGCATCAACTCCCATGGCCTTCCATTCCGCCTCACCAAGACCTTCCATAAGGGCTTGGCGTATCTCCTTCCTATATGGCTGAAGATCGTTCGGTAACGCACGGTTTGACGACTGGGAGGTGGATCGGTCATCACCTAAGATACTCTTTCCTTTGACATGTTGATTCTTTCTCCACTTGTCTGACTTTTTGCTTCGAATCAAGCCTTCGTTCGCAGTTTCCTCAGCCCCAAGAGCTGGAAGAAATCTGCAAGGAGTTAGGatgagcaggaggaggcgAAGGGGAGGGGATGCGTAAGGGGAAGAAATGAGTCGATGAATTGATGGAAGCAGGGTGGAAATGGCCGAAGAAAATAGGGATGTCATGGTTGGCAGTCGGCCGGCCAAGGGGTCTTCCTTGGTCTGCTGAGGAGGCCAAACGTCTTTGGACTGCAATGGGAACATTCATCAGTATAGGCATGGTAGGTTAGATgacagaaggaaaagacgaGCATACCTCGCGATCCAATGTATCGGCGGCCAAAGTCATCCACGTCTGGACAACGTGACTTCCAAACCTATGGCGGATAAGTTCTTCCCATTTGTCGCCAAAAGAGTCACCAATAACCCTACGGCCCCAGTCACTTAATGAGGGCATAAGACGTTCGAGAATGATGGAAGTTTCAGGGTCAGTCGCTGCTGAAAGCTCATGCCCTCGAAGTTCAGAAAGGACAGAGGACAAAAATTTTTGGCGATCTGAGGACAAAAACCGATCATAAGTACATCTGTCACAATTAAGAGGTTGTCTGCAGAGGAACATACCTTCTCGCTCCTCCCCAGCGGAAGAAACTCCTTCCCAGTCCTTGATTTGCTCTTCAATGCTCTTGAAATACGCCTTGACATCTGGATCTAAAATTCCGAAAGGGAATTCAGAGTCCACTCTAGGGCCTCTAGTCCACTGACTTTGGGcctcttcacctccttCGTCGTCATCCGGCTGAGCATCTTGAATGGTAGAAGGAGCCTGTACAGGAATGGGTTGCCCAGCAAGCATAGCAGCTCTGGCTGGGTGGATACCCGTGGACGCTGAGGGCTCTGGTTCTATAACATGGGTGGTGGGCTGGAGGGGAGCGTCGTCGTTTGTCTTtgtctttctctttccccgCTTCCTGATATGTTCCTTGGGCATTTCAGAGGTGATTCCGATGTATACTGAGTTGGTGGATGGCGATAAGAATTTTTGTCGCTGATCGATGATCTCTCGTCCTCGGTTGGCGTCGTGCCTAAGGGAAATCTTAAAGGTGGGTCGGATAAGGGATGTACTTTATTGATAGATCGAGAGGGTCGATAAATGCACTGCAATCAATTAAGTATACTTTATTCGATTCCGAAGTCCCAAGCTCGCGTGCTCCACGCCCCTtctcccccctccccccgCCTCCCCTACCCTCATTCTAGCCGGCCTCATGCCCACAGATACTTTTCTCGGTCAGTCCAACTTCCCTTTCTGCCCCTTCCCGGATGTTCCGTCTTACTTCCGTAGATCACAAGCCCTTCCTCTCTGATTCCTTCGACGTCCACTCATACACAAATGCCGTCCTCCAGGGAAGACAATATACACCTGACCAGCCTCAGCAGGACAACGCCAAGGAAGACAATGACAAGGCCGACCCAGATGTCAGCGCTGAGCTTGCAAGGTTGAACTATGGCATTGTGCGTTTTCACGTTAGGCATATTGCAACGAGCGAACAATTGACCGAACTTCTAGGAAGATGTGACAAAGCAGATACGGCAAGAGGTAGGTTGTCAAAATGGGCCGAACAACTGAATGACTGCGTACTGATCAACTGCAAATAAGATCACTGCTTCACATTTGCTTCTTCTAAACCATCTCACAACGTCACTTTCCCTATCATCTCACCTTTCTCCGATCCGTTCGTCTTTGATATCATTATCTGCATCCATCGATCGACTACACTCCAAGATCCACACCCCCTATACCAATCTTTCAACTCTTGTAAGACGACAGCAGAATTTGCGGCAAATCAAAGATATTGCCCGACGCGCCAGTCGATTTGTTATTGTCGCCCGTCGACTAGAGACGCAGCTCGAACGGATGGGAAATGCtccagaggaagatggagaaaaggagaaaactgaaaggagaggagaacTGGCCAAAGCCGCTCTTAGCTGTGCAGAGCTTGACTCCTTACTAAAGGATCAAAGTAATGAACCAGGGGACGACACATCGTCCATAAGGCTATTGGATATTGACTTCGTCAGAGCCTATTCTCCTTTGATAAGCAGAGCCAGAGATACGGTGAtagaagaaatggagaCTATGGTCTTTACTGGACTGCAGGAGCTCGTGCGTCCTGTCTAGCACTGCGTGGAGTGCAAGCTGACCTTTAGTTCAGAACCAAACTCTCTTGTCGTCCGCTCTTCAAACCGCACATAATCTTCGGCTTCTACCCGACCTTGTCTCAAACCTGTTGGATGACCTGAATGATGCTGTAACTCTAAGAGTGACCAAGGCTTTTGATGTGTCAGCAATAGGCAAAGAAGTCGCTATAAAAGGTCTGATTGTCCCCGTATAATCCTAATTTGCGTGCTG
Proteins encoded in this region:
- a CDS encoding mitochondrial import inner membrane translocase subunit TIM22, which gives rise to MSIPLPSAMPLLPPIYLPGQEPLPAGTTDWERQEMQTALKYQRYMGMVMESCPLKVTIAGVGGLALGGFFSLMSATFAYEDPLSRASNQLTTTRAQTMFVFKEMGRNMWSSGKGFAKVGMVYSGVECCIEGYRAKNDIYNGVSAGFLTGAILARNAGPTAMLGGGVAFAAFSGAIDWWLRSAPADEI